A region of Fibrobacter succinogenes subsp. succinogenes S85 DNA encodes the following proteins:
- the rpoC gene encoding DNA-directed RNA polymerase subunit beta': MAEEMTEQFGDISIHLASPDLIRYWSYGEVTKPETINYRSFKPEKDGLFCEKIFGPVKNWECNCGKFKRIRYKGVICDRCGVEVTHSKVRRERMGHIELAIPLTHTWFVRNQPCVIGALLNLNTKDLDHIIYYEKYVVIDPGTTDLEPNSLIDEAQYQDLVAEGREFEAKMGASAIKQLLDRVDLTKLSEELRLQATSKSKTKQDDAVKRLKVVEAFKKSQMESFRSYYKNPDPARDASKAWLKGLAEAVAEFKVDYEAKHSDFVLADAYEEFRHKYPNEARLLANQPSWMILDVLPVIPPDLRPLVPLEGGRFATSDLNELYRRVINRNNRLKKLIDIRAPNVILCNEKRMLQEAVDQLFDSGRRTARAGSARPLKSLAELLKGKQGRFRMNLLGKRVDYSGRSVIVVGPELRMHQCGLPKRMALELYKPFIIQRLEEEGIVYTLKSAKKYVDAERPEVWDILEQIIEDHPVMLNRAPTLHRLGIQAFYPKLIEGNAIRLHPLVCTAFNADFDGDQMACHLPLSFETQLECRVLMLSSNNILHPASGQPIAVPGQDIVLGLYYLTKPRPNRKGEGMHFYDPAEAVRAYENDVVDLNANVYLKLPAGRKIYMGALEKDCTCIREMADDNGNLEVQVKAGEKIKFLTLKEDNVIKTTVGRIIFNEFVPNALGYANETFGKKVIAKSIDDLYRRTGNRVTVDYLDDLKANGYKWATRAGSSVAIAEMVIPKEKQEMLDKAAEQVSKIRALYEDGVITDGERYNQTIDVWSKTTSDVAAKQWDLLSHDRDGFNPVYMMADSGARGSREQIKQLSGMRGLMQKPIKQLGGQEVIENPIKSCFREGLNVMEYFISSHGARKGLADTALKTADAGYLTRRLVDVGQDLVITEPDCGTTNGIEVSAFKDGDDTVIPLEERLLGRAPVDDIKHPVTGEVIVKAGELVTERDLPKISATGLEHIKMRSVLTCDSKTGVCAKCYGRMLASGRPVDLGEAVGVLAAQSIGEPGTQLTLRTFHIGGASSRLTVESDKKATVDGHIELEQVETVDHEGQKVVVSRMGELVIFDTTGINKGRYQIPYGAILHVENNATVKKGESMFEWDPYNSPIITNVSGTIAFSNLIENRTYRIERDEMTDVETWIVISDKQHGKNQLRPVIVINDDRGEKVGHFMLPDGAILAVHQGDRVTSGQVIAKLPRAAGKTRDITGGLPRVAELFEARVPKNKAFIAPVDGLVKYGNEVRNNQEVIIQQMDGNEVKVLVPRGIHLAVNDGDRVRAGQKISEGSVDPHDILDVLGPEDVQRHLVNEIQAVYRLQGVAIADKHIECIVRQMMRKVRITDPGESEFLPGEEISKIRLRTENERLRALGKDEAKYQPMLLGITKASLATDSFISAASFQETQKILTRASIEGCVDPLMGLKENVIMGRLIPCGTGARHLRNVQVIDADADEMEERRVQSAPAENYETGTGIQMQDNEIGASDEEDSDN; encoded by the coding sequence GCATGGGCCACATCGAACTTGCTATCCCTCTGACCCACACCTGGTTCGTCCGTAACCAGCCGTGCGTCATCGGTGCACTCCTCAATCTCAATACTAAGGACCTCGACCATATCATCTACTACGAAAAGTACGTGGTGATTGATCCGGGTACGACCGACCTCGAACCGAACTCCCTGATCGACGAAGCTCAGTATCAGGACCTCGTTGCCGAAGGCCGTGAATTTGAAGCCAAGATGGGCGCATCTGCTATCAAGCAGTTGCTCGACCGCGTCGACTTGACCAAGCTCTCCGAAGAACTCCGCTTGCAGGCTACTTCCAAGTCCAAGACCAAGCAGGACGACGCTGTGAAGCGCCTCAAGGTCGTCGAAGCCTTCAAGAAGTCCCAGATGGAAAGCTTCCGCAGCTACTACAAGAATCCGGATCCGGCCCGCGACGCAAGCAAGGCCTGGCTCAAGGGTCTTGCCGAAGCTGTTGCCGAATTCAAGGTAGACTACGAAGCCAAGCACTCCGACTTTGTGCTTGCCGACGCCTACGAAGAATTCCGCCACAAGTATCCGAACGAAGCTCGCTTGCTCGCTAACCAGCCGTCCTGGATGATCCTTGACGTCCTTCCGGTTATCCCGCCTGATCTTCGTCCGCTCGTACCGCTCGAAGGTGGCCGCTTTGCTACCTCCGACTTGAACGAACTCTATCGCCGTGTCATCAACCGCAACAACCGCTTGAAAAAGTTGATTGACATCCGTGCCCCTAACGTGATTCTCTGCAACGAAAAGCGTATGCTCCAGGAAGCTGTCGACCAGCTGTTCGATAGCGGCCGCCGCACCGCTCGTGCAGGTTCTGCACGTCCGCTCAAGAGCCTCGCTGAACTCCTCAAGGGTAAGCAGGGCCGCTTCCGTATGAACTTGCTCGGTAAGCGTGTTGACTATTCCGGCCGTTCCGTGATTGTCGTGGGACCGGAACTTCGCATGCACCAGTGCGGTCTCCCGAAGCGCATGGCTCTTGAACTTTACAAGCCGTTCATCATCCAGCGCTTGGAAGAAGAAGGCATTGTCTACACGCTCAAGTCTGCTAAGAAGTACGTTGACGCAGAACGTCCTGAAGTCTGGGACATTCTCGAACAGATTATTGAAGACCACCCGGTCATGTTGAACCGCGCTCCGACGCTTCACCGCTTGGGTATCCAGGCCTTCTATCCGAAGCTCATCGAAGGTAACGCGATTCGCCTCCATCCGCTCGTCTGTACAGCATTCAACGCTGACTTCGACGGTGACCAGATGGCTTGCCATCTTCCGCTTAGCTTCGAAACTCAGCTCGAATGCCGCGTGTTGATGCTTTCTTCGAACAACATTCTTCACCCGGCTTCAGGTCAGCCGATCGCTGTGCCGGGCCAGGACATCGTGCTAGGGCTCTACTACCTCACCAAGCCGCGTCCGAACCGCAAGGGTGAAGGCATGCACTTCTACGACCCGGCCGAAGCCGTTCGCGCTTACGAAAACGACGTCGTGGATTTGAACGCCAATGTTTACTTGAAGCTCCCGGCAGGTCGCAAGATCTATATGGGCGCTCTCGAAAAGGATTGCACCTGCATCCGCGAAATGGCTGATGACAATGGCAATCTTGAAGTCCAGGTCAAAGCTGGCGAAAAGATTAAGTTCCTTACCCTTAAGGAAGACAACGTCATCAAGACGACTGTCGGCCGTATCATCTTCAACGAATTTGTCCCGAACGCTCTTGGCTACGCCAATGAAACCTTCGGCAAGAAGGTGATTGCAAAGTCCATTGACGACCTCTATCGTCGTACCGGTAACCGCGTGACCGTTGACTACCTCGACGACCTCAAGGCTAACGGTTATAAGTGGGCAACGCGCGCTGGTTCCTCTGTGGCAATCGCTGAAATGGTGATCCCGAAGGAAAAGCAGGAAATGCTCGACAAGGCTGCCGAACAGGTTTCCAAGATTCGCGCCCTTTATGAAGACGGTGTCATTACTGACGGTGAACGTTATAACCAGACGATTGACGTGTGGTCCAAGACGACGTCCGATGTCGCTGCCAAGCAGTGGGACTTGCTCTCTCACGACCGTGACGGTTTCAACCCGGTCTACATGATGGCTGACTCCGGCGCTCGTGGTAGCCGTGAACAGATTAAGCAGCTGTCCGGTATGCGTGGTTTGATGCAGAAGCCGATCAAGCAGCTCGGTGGTCAGGAAGTTATTGAAAACCCGATTAAGTCCTGCTTCCGTGAAGGCTTGAACGTGATGGAATACTTCATTTCGTCTCACGGTGCTCGTAAGGGTCTTGCTGATACCGCTCTTAAGACGGCTGACGCTGGTTACCTTACCCGTCGTCTCGTGGACGTGGGCCAGGACCTCGTGATTACCGAACCGGACTGCGGTACGACGAACGGTATCGAAGTTTCCGCATTCAAGGACGGTGACGATACTGTCATTCCTCTTGAAGAACGTCTCCTCGGTCGCGCTCCGGTCGATGACATCAAGCACCCGGTGACGGGCGAAGTGATCGTCAAGGCTGGCGAACTCGTCACTGAACGTGACCTCCCGAAGATTTCCGCTACGGGTCTTGAACACATCAAGATGCGCTCCGTGCTCACTTGCGACTCCAAGACTGGTGTCTGCGCCAAGTGCTACGGCCGTATGCTTGCTTCCGGTCGTCCGGTTGACCTCGGCGAAGCTGTTGGCGTGCTTGCTGCACAGTCCATCGGTGAACCGGGTACGCAGCTTACCCTCCGTACGTTCCATATCGGTGGTGCTTCTTCCCGTTTGACGGTTGAAAGCGACAAGAAGGCTACAGTCGATGGCCACATCGAACTCGAACAGGTCGAAACTGTCGACCATGAAGGCCAGAAGGTTGTCGTCTCCCGTATGGGCGAACTCGTTATTTTCGATACGACCGGCATTAACAAGGGTCGTTACCAGATTCCGTATGGTGCAATCTTGCACGTCGAAAACAATGCTACCGTCAAGAAGGGCGAAAGCATGTTCGAATGGGATCCGTATAACAGCCCGATTATCACGAACGTTTCCGGTACGATCGCATTTAGCAATCTTATTGAAAACAGAACTTACCGTATTGAACGCGATGAAATGACCGACGTCGAAACGTGGATCGTCATTAGCGACAAGCAGCACGGTAAGAACCAATTGCGTCCGGTCATCGTCATCAACGACGACCGTGGCGAAAAGGTTGGCCACTTTATGTTGCCTGACGGCGCTATCCTCGCCGTGCATCAGGGTGACCGCGTTACTTCCGGTCAGGTTATCGCAAAGCTTCCGCGTGCAGCTGGTAAGACCCGCGATATTACCGGTGGTCTTCCGCGCGTCGCTGAACTCTTCGAAGCTCGCGTTCCGAAGAACAAGGCATTCATCGCACCGGTTGACGGTCTCGTCAAGTACGGTAACGAAGTGCGCAACAACCAAGAAGTTATTATTCAGCAGATGGATGGCAACGAAGTGAAAGTGCTGGTTCCGCGTGGTATCCATCTGGCGGTCAATGACGGTGACCGTGTCCGTGCTGGTCAGAAGATCAGCGAAGGCAGTGTGGACCCGCACGATATCCTCGACGTTCTCGGACCCGAGGATGTGCAGCGCCACTTGGTGAACGAAATTCAGGCGGTTTACCGCTTGCAAGGTGTGGCTATTGCAGATAAGCACATCGAATGTATCGTTCGTCAGATGATGCGCAAGGTCCGCATTACAGATCCGGGTGAATCCGAATTCTTGCCAGGCGAAGAAATTTCCAAGATCCGTCTCCGTACCGAAAACGAACGTCTGCGCGCTCTCGGTAAGGACGAAGCTAAGTATCAACCGATGCTCCTTGGTATCACTAAGGCTTCCTTGGCAACGGACAGCTTCATCTCTGCAGCTTCCTTCCAGGAAACCCAAAAAATCCTTACTCGCGCCTCCATCGAAGGCTGCGTGGATCCGCTCATGGGTCTTAAGGAAAACGTGATTATGGGTCGACTTATTCCGTGCGGTACTGGCGCCCGTCACTTGAGGAACGTCCAAGTGATTGATGCCGATGCCGATGAAATGGAAGAACGTCGTGTGCAGAGTGCTCCGGCTGAAAATTATGAAACCGGTACCGGAATCCAGATGCAGGATAACGAAATCGGTGCTTCTGACGAGGAAGATTCAGATAATTAA